From a region of the Arachis ipaensis cultivar K30076 chromosome B09, Araip1.1, whole genome shotgun sequence genome:
- the LOC107618359 gene encoding uncharacterized protein LOC107618359 isoform X2 has product MMMTTTTKTLKGASKMRGLSLFLGLCNFFILLIGAYLIFQIHSLCRPRFLPPFAIVSVAALLRLLLMLRTALAQQVAAQFILNSPSDASTDSLLRLHRREKYKKWLWWSRCTSVFTVIQFVCAGYLLIKSPAYLSTDSACPLAMEWKSQLWKQRLLSFFMIMVSFVAVLQCFAGSDVLRWRSFYESQDDAWKCHYREVFDNGIRETLCCLGRVKYLSALEEDEVYSVARLLGDLVAYRATGTGHMELLAGLTLLQSQENSSESYEDAIELPEAKMREAAALHKFAEAAYTGPLLDLGRNPFLFPCAWLYRQGILSPWSRNSRPVLEGDNWWRGHAAAFLKYVNLPPEVLRQGRVSQFKCQAAYFIVVLHHLRTVVITIRGTETPEDLITDGLCKECTLSTKDLAGLTNCSHIPSNIKKIVTSSFPHHAHSGIVEAARELFMQIEGNADIHGTESYGLLSQLLGVGCECYGYNIRIVGHSLGGAIAALLGLQLYSRYPNLHVYSFGPLPCVDFVVANACSEFITSIIYGNEFSSRLSIGSVMRLRAAAITSLSQDPKADSAMIFRLAHRFLNVSNYQRNKSEAEDQPDYYSGSNVQEDLNHQICKSQCSKKQDAEKPKRERAVEAEHCQYANPFDSEEGNECGEYTLWADTKGKDHIVEIDNAELTNPFATDASSVDDPVTQFIDTVPSSKSHSDSDPPEMYLPGLVIHIIPVQNKPQTSIKPWRIGGSGKSYKAYLANRENFKDIIVSPSMFLDHLPWRCHDALKKLMKSVDD; this is encoded by the exons atgatgatgacgacgacgACGAAGACATTGAAAGGTGCGAGCAAGATGAGAGGCTTGAGCCTCTTCTTAGGACTCTGCAACTTCTTTATCCTCCTCATTGGTGCCTACCTCATCTTCCAAATCCACTCCCTCTGCCGCCCCCGTTTCCTCCCTCCTTTCGCCATCGTCTCCGTCGCCGCCCTCCTCCGCCTCTTACTCATGCTCCGCACCGCCCTCGCCCAACAGGTCGCCGCGCAATTCATCCTCAACTCCCCCTCCGACGCCTCCACCGACTCTCTTCTCCGCCTCCATCGCCGCGAAAAGTACAAGAAATGGCTTTGGTGGAGTCGCTGCACATCCGTCTTCACCGTGATTCAGTTCGTCTGCGCCGGTTACCTCTTAATCAAGTCTCCTGCCTATTTATCCACCGATTCTGCTTGTCCTTTAG CGATGGAATGGAAATCGCAGTTGTGGAAGCAGAGGCTGCTCTCTTTCTTCATGATCATGGTGAGTTTTGTCGCCGTACTGCAGTGTTTTGCAGGATCTGATGTTCTCAGATGGAGATCTTTCTATGAATCACAAGATGATGCTTGGAAATGCCATTATAGGGAGGTATTCGACAATGGCATTCGCGAAACCTTGTGTTGTCTCGGCCGGGTTAAATACTT GAGTGCATTGGAAGAGGATGAGGTCTATTCAGTGGCACGATTACTAGGCGATCTTGTTGCTTATCGAGCTACGGGAACTGGCCATATGGAACTCTTGGCAG GTTTAACTTTACTTCAAAGCCAAGAGAACTCTTCGGAATCCTATGAAGATGCCATAGAACTACCAGAGGCAAAAATGAGGGAGGCTGCAGCTCTTCATAAATTTGCTGAAGCTGCTTATACA GGTCCATTGCTTGATTTGGGACGAAATCCTTTCCTATTTCCATGTGCATGGCTCTATAGACAAGGGATTTTATCTCCTTGGTCACGCAATAG TCGACCTGTATTGGAGGGCGATAACTGGTGGCGAGGTCATGCAGCAGCATTCTTAAAGTATGTTAATTTGCCTCCAGAAGTGCTCAGACAAGGGCGAGTCAGCCAG TTCAAGTGTCAAGCTGCATACTTTATTGTGGTTCTGCATCATCTGAGGACTGTAGTAATTACTATACGTGGAACTGAAACTCCTGAGGACCTAATAACCGATGGGTTATGCAAGGAATGCACCCTTTCTACAAAAGACTTGGCTGGTTTGACTAA CTGCAGCCACATTCCTTCCAATATAAAGAAAATTGTTACTTCATCTTTTCCGCATCATGCACATTCTGGTATAGTGGAGGCTGCACGTGAGCTTTTTATGCAGATTGAAGGAAATGCTGATATACACG GCACTGAATCTTATGGGCTTCTTTCTCAGTTACTTGGAGTTGGTTGTGAGTGCTATGGGTATAACATTCGCATAGTTGGGCATTCACTTGGGGGAGCTATAGCAGCATTACTTGGATTGCAA CTTTATAGTCGATACCCTAACCTGCATGTTTATTCATTTGGGCCACTCCCATGTGTGGATTTTGTTGTGGCAAATGCTTGCTCAGAGTTTATAACAAG CATTATATATGGAAATGAATTTTCATCACGCCTTTCAATCGGATCTGTTATGAGGCTAAGGGCAGCTGCAATCACATCACTGTCGCAAGATCCTAAAGCAGATAGTGCCATGATTTTCAGGCTTGCCCATCGGTTTCTGAATGTAAGCAACTATCAGAGAAATAAATCTGAGGCAGAGGATCAACCTGATTATTATTCAGGGTCCAATGTTCAGGAAGATCTAAACCATCAAATCTGCAAAAGCCAGT GTAGTAAGAAACAAGACGCTGAGAAACCCAAAAGGGAGCGTGCTGTTGAAGCTGAGCATTGCCAATATGCAAATCCTTTTGACTCTGAAGAAG GCAATGAGTGTGGAGAATATACGCTCTGGGCTGACACCAAGGGAAAGGACCATATTGTTGAAATTGATAATGCTGAACTTACAAATCCTTTTGCTACAGATGCAAGTTCAGTTGATGATCCAGTGACTCAGTTTATAGACACTGTTCCAAGTTCTAAGTCGCATTCCGATAGTGATCCCCCAGAAATGTATCTGCCAGGACTTGTCATTCATATTATACCGGTACAGAATAAACCTCAAACTTCAATTAAGCCATGGCGAATTGGGGGTTCAGGAAAATCTTATAAAGCTTACTTAGCAAACAGAGAGAACTTCAAAGATATTATTGTTTCACCATCCATGTTCCTTGACCATCTCCCCTGGAG ATGTCATGATGCATTGAAAAAGTTAATGAAATCTGTAGATGATTAA
- the LOC107616271 gene encoding transcription factor bHLH128 (The sequence of the model RefSeq protein was modified relative to this genomic sequence to represent the inferred CDS: added 102 bases not found in genome assembly) has product MYQPSSSSSSSSQAHNSTVSEPALTRYGSAPGSLLRTAVDAVIAGGAGGPRHPHPLMPTGSHYFSGESSESTSKVNDNSKDHNLHRSYGLQQDAFAGSSSSSSSLLRQRSSPAGFLSNLADNAGTQRGGGGGGGGGFTITRGGGGSGGGNYGSNSGRLKSQMSFTGQDSLSQISEVSESVVVDASTSERAYAMDHCWDNSNSNSSSIVFSAPPSKRSKNIDGDILNCLTALDSQYSLPQTALEMATMEKLMHIPEDSVPCKIRAKRGCATHPRSIAERERRTRISGKLKKLQELVPNMDKQTSYADMLDLAVQHIKGLQTQVQKLHTELDNCTCGCKPSS; this is encoded by the exons ATGTACCaaccttcctcttcctcctcctcttcttctcagGCTCACAACTCAACCGTTTCTGAACCCGCTTTGACCCGCTACGGTTCAGCCCCTGGCTCTCTCCTCCGCACAGCCGTCGATGCCGTCATAGCCGGAGGGGCCGGAGGCCCCCGACATCCTCATCCTCTCATGCCTACGGGATCCCACTACTTCTCCGGGGAGTCCTCCGAGTCCACCTCCAAAGTCAAC TTGCTCCGCCAGAGGAGCTCCCCCGCCGGCTTCCTCTCCAACCTTGCTGACAATGCTGGTACCCAAA GGGGTGGTGGAGGGGGAGGTGGAG GTGGGTTCACGATCACAAGAGGGGGTGGCGGCAGCGGAGGAGGAAACTACGGCTCTAACAGTGGGAGGTTGAAGTCTCAGATGAGCTTCACCGGGCAAGACTCTCTCTCTCAGATATCAGAGGTAAGCGAGAGCGTTGTGGTGGATGCATCCACTTCTGAGCGTGCTTATGCAATGGACCACTGCTGGGACAACTCTAACTCCAACTCCAGCTCCATTGTCTTCTCCGCCCCGCCCTCCAAACGCTCCAAAAATATTGACGGTGACATCCTCAATTGTCTCACTGCCTTGGACTCTCAG TATAGTCTGCCACAAACTGCTCTTGAAATGGCAACAATGGAGAAGCTAATGCACATTCCTGAAGACTCTGTCCCTTGTAAAATCCGTGCTAAGCGAGGCTGTGCCACTCACCCCCGCAGCATTGCAGAACGG GAGAGAAGAACTAGAATAAGCGGTAAGCTGAAGAAACTGCAGGAACTTGTACCCAATATGGATAAG CAAACAAGCTATGCAGACATGCTAGATTTGGCAGTTCAACATATTAAAGGTCTTCAAACTCAAGTCCAG GACAATTGCACTTGTGGATGCAAACCAAGCTCATAA
- the LOC107618359 gene encoding uncharacterized protein LOC107618359 isoform X3, with protein sequence MEWKSQLWKQRLLSFFMIMVSFVAVLQCFAGSDVLRWRSFYESQDDAWKCHYREVFDNGIRETLCCLGRVKYLSALEEDEVYSVARLLGDLVAYRATGTGHMELLAGLTLLQSQENSSESYEDAIELPEAKMREAAALHKFAEAAYTGPLLDLGRNPFLFPCAWLYRQGILSPWSRNSRPVLEGDNWWRGHAAAFLKYVNLPPEVLRQGRVSQFKCQAAYFIVVLHHLRTVVITIRGTETPEDLITDGLCKECTLSTKDLAGLTNCSHIPSNIKKIVTSSFPHHAHSGIVEAARELFMQIEGNADIHGTESYGLLSQLLGVGCECYGYNIRIVGHSLGGAIAALLGLQLYSRYPNLHVYSFGPLPCVDFVVANACSEFITSIIYGNEFSSRLSIGSVMRLRAAAITSLSQDPKADSAMIFRLAHRFLNVSNYQRNKSEAEDQPDYYSGSNVQEDLNHQICKSQCETDKRGSKKQDAEKPKRERAVEAEHCQYANPFDSEEGNECGEYTLWADTKGKDHIVEIDNAELTNPFATDASSVDDPVTQFIDTVPSSKSHSDSDPPEMYLPGLVIHIIPVQNKPQTSIKPWRIGGSGKSYKAYLANRENFKDIIVSPSMFLDHLPWRCHDALKKLMKSVDD encoded by the exons ATGGAATGGAAATCGCAGTTGTGGAAGCAGAGGCTGCTCTCTTTCTTCATGATCATGGTGAGTTTTGTCGCCGTACTGCAGTGTTTTGCAGGATCTGATGTTCTCAGATGGAGATCTTTCTATGAATCACAAGATGATGCTTGGAAATGCCATTATAGGGAGGTATTCGACAATGGCATTCGCGAAACCTTGTGTTGTCTCGGCCGGGTTAAATACTT GAGTGCATTGGAAGAGGATGAGGTCTATTCAGTGGCACGATTACTAGGCGATCTTGTTGCTTATCGAGCTACGGGAACTGGCCATATGGAACTCTTGGCAG GTTTAACTTTACTTCAAAGCCAAGAGAACTCTTCGGAATCCTATGAAGATGCCATAGAACTACCAGAGGCAAAAATGAGGGAGGCTGCAGCTCTTCATAAATTTGCTGAAGCTGCTTATACA GGTCCATTGCTTGATTTGGGACGAAATCCTTTCCTATTTCCATGTGCATGGCTCTATAGACAAGGGATTTTATCTCCTTGGTCACGCAATAG TCGACCTGTATTGGAGGGCGATAACTGGTGGCGAGGTCATGCAGCAGCATTCTTAAAGTATGTTAATTTGCCTCCAGAAGTGCTCAGACAAGGGCGAGTCAGCCAG TTCAAGTGTCAAGCTGCATACTTTATTGTGGTTCTGCATCATCTGAGGACTGTAGTAATTACTATACGTGGAACTGAAACTCCTGAGGACCTAATAACCGATGGGTTATGCAAGGAATGCACCCTTTCTACAAAAGACTTGGCTGGTTTGACTAA CTGCAGCCACATTCCTTCCAATATAAAGAAAATTGTTACTTCATCTTTTCCGCATCATGCACATTCTGGTATAGTGGAGGCTGCACGTGAGCTTTTTATGCAGATTGAAGGAAATGCTGATATACACG GCACTGAATCTTATGGGCTTCTTTCTCAGTTACTTGGAGTTGGTTGTGAGTGCTATGGGTATAACATTCGCATAGTTGGGCATTCACTTGGGGGAGCTATAGCAGCATTACTTGGATTGCAA CTTTATAGTCGATACCCTAACCTGCATGTTTATTCATTTGGGCCACTCCCATGTGTGGATTTTGTTGTGGCAAATGCTTGCTCAGAGTTTATAACAAG CATTATATATGGAAATGAATTTTCATCACGCCTTTCAATCGGATCTGTTATGAGGCTAAGGGCAGCTGCAATCACATCACTGTCGCAAGATCCTAAAGCAGATAGTGCCATGATTTTCAGGCTTGCCCATCGGTTTCTGAATGTAAGCAACTATCAGAGAAATAAATCTGAGGCAGAGGATCAACCTGATTATTATTCAGGGTCCAATGTTCAGGAAGATCTAAACCATCAAATCTGCAAAAGCCAGTGTGAGACTGACAAAAGAG GTAGTAAGAAACAAGACGCTGAGAAACCCAAAAGGGAGCGTGCTGTTGAAGCTGAGCATTGCCAATATGCAAATCCTTTTGACTCTGAAGAAG GCAATGAGTGTGGAGAATATACGCTCTGGGCTGACACCAAGGGAAAGGACCATATTGTTGAAATTGATAATGCTGAACTTACAAATCCTTTTGCTACAGATGCAAGTTCAGTTGATGATCCAGTGACTCAGTTTATAGACACTGTTCCAAGTTCTAAGTCGCATTCCGATAGTGATCCCCCAGAAATGTATCTGCCAGGACTTGTCATTCATATTATACCGGTACAGAATAAACCTCAAACTTCAATTAAGCCATGGCGAATTGGGGGTTCAGGAAAATCTTATAAAGCTTACTTAGCAAACAGAGAGAACTTCAAAGATATTATTGTTTCACCATCCATGTTCCTTGACCATCTCCCCTGGAG ATGTCATGATGCATTGAAAAAGTTAATGAAATCTGTAGATGATTAA
- the LOC107618359 gene encoding uncharacterized protein LOC107618359 isoform X1 has translation MMMTTTTKTLKGASKMRGLSLFLGLCNFFILLIGAYLIFQIHSLCRPRFLPPFAIVSVAALLRLLLMLRTALAQQVAAQFILNSPSDASTDSLLRLHRREKYKKWLWWSRCTSVFTVIQFVCAGYLLIKSPAYLSTDSACPLAMEWKSQLWKQRLLSFFMIMVSFVAVLQCFAGSDVLRWRSFYESQDDAWKCHYREVFDNGIRETLCCLGRVKYLSALEEDEVYSVARLLGDLVAYRATGTGHMELLAGLTLLQSQENSSESYEDAIELPEAKMREAAALHKFAEAAYTGPLLDLGRNPFLFPCAWLYRQGILSPWSRNSRPVLEGDNWWRGHAAAFLKYVNLPPEVLRQGRVSQFKCQAAYFIVVLHHLRTVVITIRGTETPEDLITDGLCKECTLSTKDLAGLTNCSHIPSNIKKIVTSSFPHHAHSGIVEAARELFMQIEGNADIHGTESYGLLSQLLGVGCECYGYNIRIVGHSLGGAIAALLGLQLYSRYPNLHVYSFGPLPCVDFVVANACSEFITSIIYGNEFSSRLSIGSVMRLRAAAITSLSQDPKADSAMIFRLAHRFLNVSNYQRNKSEAEDQPDYYSGSNVQEDLNHQICKSQCETDKRGSKKQDAEKPKRERAVEAEHCQYANPFDSEEGNECGEYTLWADTKGKDHIVEIDNAELTNPFATDASSVDDPVTQFIDTVPSSKSHSDSDPPEMYLPGLVIHIIPVQNKPQTSIKPWRIGGSGKSYKAYLANRENFKDIIVSPSMFLDHLPWRCHDALKKLMKSVDD, from the exons atgatgatgacgacgacgACGAAGACATTGAAAGGTGCGAGCAAGATGAGAGGCTTGAGCCTCTTCTTAGGACTCTGCAACTTCTTTATCCTCCTCATTGGTGCCTACCTCATCTTCCAAATCCACTCCCTCTGCCGCCCCCGTTTCCTCCCTCCTTTCGCCATCGTCTCCGTCGCCGCCCTCCTCCGCCTCTTACTCATGCTCCGCACCGCCCTCGCCCAACAGGTCGCCGCGCAATTCATCCTCAACTCCCCCTCCGACGCCTCCACCGACTCTCTTCTCCGCCTCCATCGCCGCGAAAAGTACAAGAAATGGCTTTGGTGGAGTCGCTGCACATCCGTCTTCACCGTGATTCAGTTCGTCTGCGCCGGTTACCTCTTAATCAAGTCTCCTGCCTATTTATCCACCGATTCTGCTTGTCCTTTAG CGATGGAATGGAAATCGCAGTTGTGGAAGCAGAGGCTGCTCTCTTTCTTCATGATCATGGTGAGTTTTGTCGCCGTACTGCAGTGTTTTGCAGGATCTGATGTTCTCAGATGGAGATCTTTCTATGAATCACAAGATGATGCTTGGAAATGCCATTATAGGGAGGTATTCGACAATGGCATTCGCGAAACCTTGTGTTGTCTCGGCCGGGTTAAATACTT GAGTGCATTGGAAGAGGATGAGGTCTATTCAGTGGCACGATTACTAGGCGATCTTGTTGCTTATCGAGCTACGGGAACTGGCCATATGGAACTCTTGGCAG GTTTAACTTTACTTCAAAGCCAAGAGAACTCTTCGGAATCCTATGAAGATGCCATAGAACTACCAGAGGCAAAAATGAGGGAGGCTGCAGCTCTTCATAAATTTGCTGAAGCTGCTTATACA GGTCCATTGCTTGATTTGGGACGAAATCCTTTCCTATTTCCATGTGCATGGCTCTATAGACAAGGGATTTTATCTCCTTGGTCACGCAATAG TCGACCTGTATTGGAGGGCGATAACTGGTGGCGAGGTCATGCAGCAGCATTCTTAAAGTATGTTAATTTGCCTCCAGAAGTGCTCAGACAAGGGCGAGTCAGCCAG TTCAAGTGTCAAGCTGCATACTTTATTGTGGTTCTGCATCATCTGAGGACTGTAGTAATTACTATACGTGGAACTGAAACTCCTGAGGACCTAATAACCGATGGGTTATGCAAGGAATGCACCCTTTCTACAAAAGACTTGGCTGGTTTGACTAA CTGCAGCCACATTCCTTCCAATATAAAGAAAATTGTTACTTCATCTTTTCCGCATCATGCACATTCTGGTATAGTGGAGGCTGCACGTGAGCTTTTTATGCAGATTGAAGGAAATGCTGATATACACG GCACTGAATCTTATGGGCTTCTTTCTCAGTTACTTGGAGTTGGTTGTGAGTGCTATGGGTATAACATTCGCATAGTTGGGCATTCACTTGGGGGAGCTATAGCAGCATTACTTGGATTGCAA CTTTATAGTCGATACCCTAACCTGCATGTTTATTCATTTGGGCCACTCCCATGTGTGGATTTTGTTGTGGCAAATGCTTGCTCAGAGTTTATAACAAG CATTATATATGGAAATGAATTTTCATCACGCCTTTCAATCGGATCTGTTATGAGGCTAAGGGCAGCTGCAATCACATCACTGTCGCAAGATCCTAAAGCAGATAGTGCCATGATTTTCAGGCTTGCCCATCGGTTTCTGAATGTAAGCAACTATCAGAGAAATAAATCTGAGGCAGAGGATCAACCTGATTATTATTCAGGGTCCAATGTTCAGGAAGATCTAAACCATCAAATCTGCAAAAGCCAGTGTGAGACTGACAAAAGAG GTAGTAAGAAACAAGACGCTGAGAAACCCAAAAGGGAGCGTGCTGTTGAAGCTGAGCATTGCCAATATGCAAATCCTTTTGACTCTGAAGAAG GCAATGAGTGTGGAGAATATACGCTCTGGGCTGACACCAAGGGAAAGGACCATATTGTTGAAATTGATAATGCTGAACTTACAAATCCTTTTGCTACAGATGCAAGTTCAGTTGATGATCCAGTGACTCAGTTTATAGACACTGTTCCAAGTTCTAAGTCGCATTCCGATAGTGATCCCCCAGAAATGTATCTGCCAGGACTTGTCATTCATATTATACCGGTACAGAATAAACCTCAAACTTCAATTAAGCCATGGCGAATTGGGGGTTCAGGAAAATCTTATAAAGCTTACTTAGCAAACAGAGAGAACTTCAAAGATATTATTGTTTCACCATCCATGTTCCTTGACCATCTCCCCTGGAG ATGTCATGATGCATTGAAAAAGTTAATGAAATCTGTAGATGATTAA